The Sabethes cyaneus chromosome 1, idSabCyanKW18_F2, whole genome shotgun sequence DNA segment AGCTTCCGGAGGAATGTTTCCAGACAAACTaacgtgactgatcagagctacattggatgaAGTAaagtgtttcgtgcgcatctcaagTCGAAGTCTAGGCGGATAAACCAAAAATTACTGCATCGAAGATTAATAAAAAGAAAGGTAGAGGCTCAGTGGAGACAAACATGCGCCTCTCAAGTACGGTAACcgatgacggcgacgaactaaaagTGATAGATGAGTTCGTGATTTGGAATTGCTGACGACCGTGAAcaataacactagtaaggagatccagtggtGCATTTGAATGggaaatcgaacctactttCTTTGCCCCTCGCAAAACGATACGACCAAAAAGCATATGCCGCCGTATGAAACTGACAATGCACAGAACCTTTATTTGACCAGTAGTTCCTTATAAATTAAAGTATTGACGTTGCTTACGGAGGAGGGAGGACACACGTGCCGTTGCCGTTTTCGAGCGGAATGTACTGTGGCGTAGTCCAAAATGAAAGCGGAAAATGGCGGAGGTGTATGCTTCATGTGCTTCGGGCACTACTTCGAAAAAGTCCTAacgtacatctggtgaaagtcggtaAATTATTGTGGAtcgaacacgtcgtaaggatgccggacggcagCACCACCGGTACCAGAAACAAAGgggctcaacatgcaagatgattcgaccaggtcgaaagtgatttccAACTTCTGAGACACCTGGAAAATTAGCAGCGTGTGgaccaagatcgagttgaatggagacgactgcttgaaacgaGTACGAGCTCTATGCTactgaagacgacgacgacactGTCTCCACTTTGAAACGTAATCTTTATTCGAAAATAAAACAGATTGCGTCttcattgtttttcttttcttgcaCTTTGTAGGGTATTTTTCAATGATATATCGCTTGGTATCAACCATTTTTGATTGGCACATCTTTCCAGTAAAAGTCAAAATAAATATGATGTTGCACTGTTTCCATGCTACACGTTCCTTTGTGCAAGAAAATAGAATTCAATCGATAATAACGTAAccattcttttccatttttttactTCTACTATCTGTATGGGATAATTTTCCCACTGTTCGGTTTTGCGCAGATGACAGTTGTTCTTAAGTTAGAATCGTGACTAGGGGACGTTGTGGGAGtcaacaaaatcgtaataaTAGCCCTGTAGTTGTTCTGTAAACGAACAGCCAACTACAAGCTTTGTGCAATATAAACAGAATgacaagtttcgaaaacgaagTCTAGCATCTAGCGTATGCTTTTGCTTTTCTCAATTCTTTACGCAATTTACGGACGTCTTCTAATCTTCAACCTTATCAAACTTAGGCAGCTGCAACAAACAGCTGAGATGGAGATAATGGCAAGATACTTCATTAATGAATATTCAAAAGATAACGAGATACATTGTCAATTATTCTATAAATACCCAAAATATCGTTGACTGGTTCGAGTGGCAAGTCAGTCCATCCAAGGTGGACAATCTGTGGAAATGCATATTCCGTTGCTCGCTAGTTTTGCTGCTCTATGCAGTTGTTTGTTGGTGGTCTGTGCCCAAGTAAATTCAAATCAGTGGCCAAATCGCAGCGGAATCGTACAGCTGTTTGAATGGAAATGGAACGACATTGCGGCCGAATGTGAGCGATTCCTGGCACCGATGggctacggcggagtgcagatttCTCCACCTACGGAGAACGCCATCGTGCTGCAGCCATTCCGTCCTTGGTGGGAAAGATATCAACCTATGTCGTATTACCTGGTGACCAGGGCTGGAACGGAAGCTGAGTTTGCACAGATGGTTCGACGATGTAATGTAGTGGGTGTTCGAGTCTATCCCGACATTGTACTCAACCACATGGCTGCAGACACCCAACATGGAGGTACCGGTGGATCAATTGCTAACAGTGCACTTGCCAGTTACCCAGCGGTACCATACAATGAATCGGACTTCCACACAAACTGTGCTATTTCAGACAGCAGTCAACCGATTGAACTCAGAGAGTGTCGCCTAAAAGGATCTCCCGATTTGAATCAAAAATCTGGGTGGGTTCAAGATCGAGTAGTCAACCTTTTAAACAAACTAATCACCTACGGAGTAGCTGGCTTCAACATATACGCTGCCAAGTATATGTGGCCGGATGACCTACAGACCATCTACAATCGTCTCGCTAACCTTTCTGAAGAGCATGGATTTGCTTACGGGTCGCGTCCATTTATCATACAATCGGTAGTAGATATGGGTGTCGATGGTATTGCGAAATATGAGTATCGCCCACTTGGAATGGTTACTGAATTGGGTCATTCTCATTACCTTGGGTATTATTTCTCAGGTAGAAAACAATTGTCCGATCTTCGAAACTGGGGGAGAAATTGGTCTTTCCTGTCATCGGAGCGTGCCGTTGTGTTTGTTGACGATCACATCAACCAGCGAGGTCTAGGATCTACTAAGGGATTTGTACTAACTCATCGAGATCGCAAGCATTACGTCATGGCATCTGCATTTATGCTGGCCTTCCCATATGCTATACCACGGATAATGAGCTCCTATGATTTCAGTAACAACGATCAAGGGCCACCGACCGATATGTACGGAAATGTAATCTCACCTGCCATCGCTCCTGATGGTTCCTGTCAGGGTGGTTGGATTTGTGAGCACCGCTGGAACGAAATAGTCAATATGATTGGATTTCGAAACTCGGTAACTGGAACAGAGATGAGTAATTGGTACGACAACGGGGCATATCAAATTGCGTTCTGCCGAGGAAATCGAGGCTTTGTTGCTTTCAATCTTCAAGGGACGGATTTCGATCAAACCATTCAAACCTGTTTACCAATGGGAACGTACTGTGATGTTATTTCTGGAAACGCAAACAACGGGTCCTGTACTGGCTCAGCGATCCAGGTGGATCAAAATGGCACGGCAAGAATTTTCATTGCGGGAGTAGGTGGTTACGGTGCATTGGCAATTCACGCGAATTCGAAACTGGCGTAAAGTGAACCGGGGTGTGCATGTATAGAAGTGAAGCGCTTGAACTCACTAAAAGCAGAAACAAATCATACGCGAAGTGTCAACTATATTGAAAACTCTGCAGAAAAGTGATAATAATCCGAATGCCACATAGATTTATAATTCTCAAAGCCAGTGACTTTATTTGAAAGCTACAGGAGTTGTTTGTAGCAAAGTaagtagggtaaatgattttgaaatggacctagtcgaattctgatcttgaatggacctatttttaaataagaattttaggatataattatcaagtctttgtactgtatttagcttttatgtttatctttaatcatttctgaacgtaaatatactaaaattaaattaaaattatagccaaaactactttattgccgcgtatttaaaagtagctgtttttcagcgttttggcagtcaccatagagtattttcaaactgttactacccggaacccttctggtttgaaataaaacaatactcttaaaatgatgctaaaatatgtgtaatttcaatttaggtatttaaaagttcagtaaaaccagtaaaatcttcaaattccttaaaaatgttaacccccttttttgatcttgaatggacctagtattgattttagaatggacctagttttgcgctccgagacatcactgacggtagctatcattgcctaccactaacgaacacgctgttgtatattcattgaaaatgcttgatgtcactatagtatctctgtttataattaatctataagcacgggatattgaaagtaggcttgatttatagcctaaataaaaacttaattatattgatattatattatattgaactaactatcactcatcctttttcgtagttgcttcatagtgtttgtgcattgtagcctctagttttgaaactaaaaagtcttcctaattagttagctaacatatgtcattttatgcttaaaataatataaacttcatttattctcagtattgtacaaaaattttaaccatcattgattaaaagataagatgaatCAAAAGATAGGAGGGCAGTTAGtatgccttctgttaagggggcgtagaaccttttcaattttttaaaacctaaatttttttattgattatttcgaaagattaacattttgaccatatgtgtttgaagtcgtttgcatgaattccaaatattgacaaagttacagctatttgtaccgcgcatgtctggagcgattaaacaacgagtaaaaacttcaacgtcgtttttctcgaaaccaggttttgaaagtcggtacgataaatatctcaagaacggctcaagcaattcttaggattcttttttttgtttgaaagccaacaaaattatctagtgtttgacccatccttttcttgatattgtaatttttgtattttttagaaatgtttaaaatcaattttttcgcttaaaaaacatacttttatgtatcaatgtccgccattttgttatgtgttcggattctaaaaaatgatggatcaaacacgagataattaaatgttctttcatgtcgttttggaattttttaattcggataagcccccagagccaatccatggtaccgcaattcatggttttttgaacgactatcttcaaggagccgtaggggcaaggggaagaggttcccttatgaaaacaaaattgcaaatattagtataaaatgcaatgtttcgaatgcaaaaaacccgatttaatttgcctttcgcgttatcgagaaaaaatatttgaaattaggcaaaaaatatggtgtaaaaggtactatgtcccttaaaaagagatatttttgcgtcattggcatttagcacaaaacctgttacacttaaatttttcaattggattttacgtatttgttttagcacgaagcaaaagtgtaatctatataatctatataagtaatctatataagtagactaaagttttcccaatttgttctccttatgtaaaaaaaatcccaaattatgctaaacgggacaattcttgtatcattaaaagtaatgctcagaagaatgaaacaagttatttgagaatacaattctgaagatttatatatagctttattgtataggaaactctaatattggaacttcgaattgagttacgaagctaa contains these protein-coding regions:
- the LOC128745713 gene encoding alpha-amylase B-like, whose protein sequence is MHIPLLASFAALCSCLLVVCAQVNSNQWPNRSGIVQLFEWKWNDIAAECERFLAPMGYGGVQISPPTENAIVLQPFRPWWERYQPMSYYLVTRAGTEAEFAQMVRRCNVVGVRVYPDIVLNHMAADTQHGGTGGSIANSALASYPAVPYNESDFHTNCAISDSSQPIELRECRLKGSPDLNQKSGWVQDRVVNLLNKLITYGVAGFNIYAAKYMWPDDLQTIYNRLANLSEEHGFAYGSRPFIIQSVVDMGVDGIAKYEYRPLGMVTELGHSHYLGYYFSGRKQLSDLRNWGRNWSFLSSERAVVFVDDHINQRGLGSTKGFVLTHRDRKHYVMASAFMLAFPYAIPRIMSSYDFSNNDQGPPTDMYGNVISPAIAPDGSCQGGWICEHRWNEIVNMIGFRNSVTGTEMSNWYDNGAYQIAFCRGNRGFVAFNLQGTDFDQTIQTCLPMGTYCDVISGNANNGSCTGSAIQVDQNGTARIFIAGVGGYGALAIHANSKLA